In Carassius carassius chromosome 27, fCarCar2.1, whole genome shotgun sequence, the sequence ACTTTTTGAGCCACCGAGCGCCCCCTAGTGGTGAGAGACATTCATCACACAGACTTGAAACAGTGTACTCGCTTCAGTTTTTATTGATGTTTGTGGCGCATAAGGAAGAGATCTGGCGCCCTCTGCTAGGTTGGAGCTTCTAGTGAAATTTTGGCTCTGTCAGCCTGGGGAACCGGGTGTGTCAAACTCTGTGCCTTTAATAGTTTAAGctaaatattattgtaaagtattgTGCACATTTACATCATATTTAACATTTAGGCTATATATTCCTACAAATACCATTTGCCTATATATCATGATATTATATTTACGAAAAGATATTGTTTATCAGTCACAAGCTATGTTTTCAAGCCCAAATTCAATTTTGAGcataattttgtaatatttgttggctaaacacaataaatccacatagtagtatacttttaGGCAATGGGTAATTGTATTAAAAAGTAGTTTTTAGAAGACCAaagagaaaagaacaagaatattatttataaatgtcacGTGTTtcatatgttttcattttaaacaacTCATAAATTTGATTACTTGTTGGCCAAAACAAtgcctaattaattaattaattaattaatgtttcttTATACAATTTCCGTTAATAGTTTTGTTTCATAATTGTTTTGCTCTTCCAACATTTCTGTTTATAACAAACAAAACTTGAAATATGGcatacagaaaaaagaaaattccCTCCACTATCAATGTTATACTTGCATGATTGAAAACAATATCCATGTCTTCATAGTCAAgtttaatataacataataaaataatgaagaaaaagcaTTTGCTTTTAGGcaaatcaagatttttttttttataaacgttCAGTCTTATATTTagtgaattatatttatttacagcacATTCATCAGAGATGAGTCTTTATTAAACACTTGAAATGTGAaaattaattttaagcttttctGAAACCAGGGATAGAATAAAGCATAAATGATGGGATTAATGGTGGAGTTCAGGAAGAAAACTATTACAACAACATCTCTGACATCAAACAAATCATCACCACTGTATGGAATCACTAAAGAACAAATATAATACGGCAGTAAACACAGAAGAAACACAATGACCAGAATCCCCAGCAGTATCGCAGCTTTTCGTTCTGATTTGTCACTGACTCTGTTTTTGGAGGCTCCTGTGCTGTTGTGAACCTGAAGGGCTCTTATAGCAGTCACATGTCTTTTAGCAATGATAAAAACATGAGTGTATAATAGTATAATGAGTGTACAAGGCATAAGAAACACAACTATGAGATCAATAAATGATGAAATCCCATCTATAATAGCAATACATATTCCTGGACAGGTAACATCAGTGAAGTTTCCATTAACAAACAGAAGAGTGAAGTTATAAATAAGTGAAAACAGCCagttaaataaagtcattatgcAGATCACAGTGGGTGAGATTTTCTCTGAGTAAAAAAAAGGAGAACTTAAAGCCAAAAACCGATCAACTGCTATCAGAGCCACAGTATGAACAGACACGCTTGTTGCTTGAAAATtcactatttttaaagcagagcaCATCACTGGTCCAGAAGTCCAACATGCCTCAATGACCCAAGACAAATGTAGTGGCATCACAAAAACTCCAACCAGGAGATCAGACACAGCCAAAGAGAGGACGAGGATGTTAGCAGGCGTGTGGAGCTGCTTGAAGTGACTAACAGAGATGATGACCAGCAGGTTTCCACACACGGTCAGCAGAGACACAGCTGCTGCGGCCACATACAGAATCACATAGACAGATAAAGAAACAGATCTCTCTGGACACGAAAATTCCTGACACACATCACTTTGGTTCATTGCTGTAAGATTCATTGTAGAGTATTTGGAAGAATTATCCAAATAGAGTATTGTTCCATATGACTCTCGTTATATAAAGTGCAATATATGCATAACCACAGATAAAGACCTCTGAAGATGTTGTTTCTATCTGCTCCACTGAAACACAATCTTCACTCCTGGAAGTTTCACAATAAAGAGGAGCTTCAGTGAGCTGCTTTTATACACTTGACATGTTGACTCTTTCTTAGACTGGCAGCATCAAGGGAGAAGAACAAACAGCTGGGAGATTAACATGTCACACAGAGCTCATAAAAAAGCATtgtgtatttaatgtatttatatgaaatcaAAAACTAAAAGTCAAAAATTCTGAAAAAGACAAAAAGTCATGCATCGTTTTATCtattaaaaattatctttatatacTAATTTTAAAGTtgctgtatgtatttttttaactgtactaaagcattaaaaataccatcatatgtttgcagatatttaggaaacatgctaCTTTCATATACTTGTTTCTCCAAAAAACAATGCTAGTCAGTTATTCTATTTTGAAATCTGTGTTCCGTGACggaatgtttgtttttgtctgtattttttttattgttttactgtacattattgtaggtcctctatgccccgcctctctcaaatgcataCCCCACTCTCAAATGTATCCCACTCACGTCCGGTGTAGACATGGTGTGAGTTTTTAACAGGTTATGTTATAACcatgcttgtttttaatgttgttatgaaatatctgtattgactgcatgatcATATCGCATTATTTACTCCCATGCGAGCCacaaagtaaagcttggcgagccaCGCAATGAGAAGGGTTGCCACTCgtcccttaaaatacggaatcGTCCCGTATTTAAAGGTAAAATTATGCATCCCATATCAGATAGATACGGGAAGCAATTTATCCCATATTTGACAAAGGGCAAGAATTTTGCAGGTTGGATAATGCTAAtagcaaaaaaaatgaaataaatttccAGTAGTCCCTCATTAGTCTCACCCTCAGACGTCACAGCTACTGACCGTTGGCTAAACGACTGATGCAAATggaacacaaaagtggaaacacttcaaaaGTGTCAAAGTCGTCactggattggttgaattctacaggattccCAGGAGACGTGTGTGTTGCGTTATTTAATGTTCTGTCCAGTAACAAAGATGCTGTGAAACCAAACCACTGTAATGATATTCGCTTTTGCCAACCCAGGGAGATTGGTACTCATGTCACGTTATGATTTTTGGATCATGTGTCACTTAAGGTGTGGTTATGAATACATCACATATGAAAGATTGGTGGGATCTCTAACTTGTAGAACCTCTTCTGTATCATTAACTCAAGGAAGACacaagtgtaataaaataaattttattaacaaaagataGACAAGAGTAATCAACATCTACTAAATGAATACCATAAATGAAATGGGAATAAATTGCATAATATACATAAAATGCAAGAGATTATGTTGTGTGTTGCAATGTCAGAGCTCCATTATCTGGAAAAATAGGTGAAGAACCCCATTATGCAtcaaacaaatacattaaatatttgcTATAAACTGCAATCAGCTATATAATATCTAATGTAAATTAGAGAAATCATATACTGATAATAACTAACATTGCCAGGGTCTTTGGAAGAGGTTTGGATAAGTGATATTTACATTCTCTGTAAATGAGTGAGCAGTTCGGTAGTGGTGATTTCATCCACTGCTTGTGCTGGTAGCAATGCAGTAGGGAAAGGAGCAGGAATCCGTTTCGACAGCATTGAAAATGAAGCGCTGGTGGATGCTGGAACAGCAAAGGGTCCAAAAATCTGGAACACGCAGATGTGGCCCTGGAGTATAGGTGCAGAAGGTCCTTAGCCTGGAACATACAAGCAAAGGTACCTTGGAATTAAGGTTTGCTCCTTGTTGCAGATGTCTGTGTGTCTTCTGCCTCTAGAACTTGGTTTATCCACTTTGTCTCTCTAGGCTGGAAACTCAGGACGTGATGCATCTGTTAAGTCTGAACGTAGATTATCTCGTTCCTCGCAGGCTGGAGGCTCAGAACGTGGTTTTATCTGTTGCATCGAAGCATCGAAACATCAAAGTTGGAGACTTAGGCTTATGTGGTATCTGTTATTGCACTTAGACTTATTTGGTATCTGTTATTGCCTCTTCCCTCACGGACCTGAGACTCAGAATGGAGGTTGATCTGTTACAGTCTCACCTTCACAAGCCAGAGACTTAGAACATTTGTTGATCTGTTAGTGACTCCTGGATGTGTCATATACTCAGAACTTGCTCTGTTAGTGGCTCTCCCTGGCAGGACTCAGAACGAGGAGTGTCTTTTGGCAAGGTACATTTATCTATTTTCGATGAGAAGGAGATTGCAATCTGGTGCTTCTCCATTTCCAGGATGTGATTGGCTGTTTCCATCAGTCCAAACACATATTCATTCAGAAAAGTGTCACTAAAGGTTTACCAGTGTATTTCTCACTTACCAAACCAAAACCATGATACCTTTGGCAATATTACAAACACATTAAGTTTAAACATGATTGAACTAAAATTGAACTAtcatgcatgcattcatttgtCCATTAACATATGAGTTTGTGTAAGATTCTGCACTTCACGTTGCTGTCACTGAGAAtacttatttctctgaataagtaTAAGATGTGTGTATTGCAGTTTGCATCAGTTTAAGGTT encodes:
- the LOC132107204 gene encoding trace amine-associated receptor 13c-like encodes the protein MNLTAMNQSDVCQEFSCPERSVSLSVYVILYVAAAAVSLLTVCGNLLVIISVSHFKQLHTPANILVLSLAVSDLLVGVFVMPLHLSWVIEACWTSGPVMCSALKIVNFQATSVSVHTVALIAVDRFLALSSPFFYSEKISPTVICIMTLFNWLFSLIYNFTLLFVNGNFTDVTCPGICIAIIDGISSFIDLIVVFLMPCTLIILLYTHVFIIAKRHVTAIRALQVHNSTGASKNRVSDKSERKAAILLGILVIVFLLCLLPYYICSLVIPYSGDDLFDVRDVVVIVFFLNSTINPIIYALFYPWFQKSLKLIFTFQVFNKDSSLMNVL